A genome region from Bdellovibrionales bacterium includes the following:
- the tsaB gene encoding tRNA (adenosine(37)-N6)-threonylcarbamoyltransferase complex dimerization subunit type 1 TsaB, producing MLSLAINTSSTKGSLALFENKKLLRGTEWEKDQEKNLSHSELATPALEAFFFNHHSLNDLDLLICGKGPGSFTGIRVGLSVIKSLAYIRNLPIIAPDDCFNIAINSLDHDNSLPIAVIIDAQKNSVFCATYEWKQNRLVLTQEPTLVSLSDLEKHLTAPQYLCLGDGYLHYAPYFSEETKSKLSRNQEIADHPSAKNMSEYLLNNLDQFPTQTWKDLLPLYLRASAAEEVLIAKQAAPKPK from the coding sequence GTGCTTTCGCTGGCTATCAACACTAGCAGTACCAAAGGCTCGTTGGCTCTTTTCGAAAACAAAAAACTTTTGCGCGGGACGGAGTGGGAAAAAGATCAGGAGAAAAATCTTTCCCACAGTGAACTAGCAACACCCGCCTTAGAAGCATTTTTTTTTAATCATCATTCTCTTAACGACCTCGACCTCCTCATTTGCGGGAAAGGTCCAGGGAGTTTTACGGGTATCCGTGTCGGTCTGAGCGTTATCAAAAGTCTCGCATATATCAGGAACTTACCTATCATTGCGCCGGATGACTGTTTTAATATCGCGATCAATAGCCTGGATCATGACAACTCACTCCCCATCGCCGTAATCATCGATGCGCAAAAAAACTCCGTCTTCTGTGCCACCTACGAATGGAAACAGAATCGCTTAGTCCTCACTCAAGAACCCACACTGGTCTCTCTCTCAGATCTAGAAAAACACCTGACCGCCCCACAGTACCTTTGTCTAGGTGATGGTTATCTTCACTACGCTCCTTACTTTTCCGAAGAAACAAAATCGAAGCTGAGTAGAAATCAGGAGATCGCCGACCACCCCTCCGCAAAAAACATGAGCGAATATCTCCTCAACAACCTCGATCAATTTCCAACACAAACCTGGAAAGACCTTCTCCCTCTCTATCTCAGAGCTTCCGCCGCCGAAGAAGTCCTCATTGCAAAACAAGCGGCCCCCAAACCCAAATAA